In Fragaria vesca subsp. vesca unplaced genomic scaffold, FraVesHawaii_1.0 scf0513160_u, whole genome shotgun sequence, a single window of DNA contains:
- the LOC101302616 gene encoding sulfite oxidase-like, whose amino-acid sequence MSGLRAPSNYSEEPPRHPSLMVNSQEPFNAEPPRSALIASYVTPVDLFYKRNHGPIPVLDDTERYRVSICGLVEKPLELSMADIKKFPKHTVTVTLQCAGNRRTAMSKVKPVKGVGWDVSAIGTAIWGGAKLADVLELVGISKLTSVSPLGGKHVEFVSVDMCKEEKGGPYKSSIPLIQATNLDAEVILAYEMNGETLNRDHGYPLRVIVPGVIGARSVKWLSSIDIIEKECQGFFTQRDYKMFPPSVNWENIDWSTRRPQMDFPVQSVICSLEEENTVKPGKIVVHGYAVSGGGRGIERVDVSFDGGNTWEEAIRYQKSTAVPYVADDTSTGDKWAWVLFKAEADVSHTTEIITKAVDIAGNVQPENVAVIWNLRGILNTSWHRVRVECV is encoded by the exons ATGTCAGGCTTAAGAGCCCCATCAAATTATTCTGAAGAACCACCTCGCCATCCAAGTCTCATGGTAAATTCCCAG GAGCCTTTCAATGCAGAGCCACCACGTTCGGCGTTGATAGCTTCCTATGTGACCCCAGTAGATTTGTTCTACAAGCGAAACCATGGACCAATTCCTGTGCTTGATGACACTGAAAG GTATCGAGTTTCTATATGCGGTTTGGTGGAAAAGCCTCTGGAACTGTCAATGGCGGACATCAA GAAGTTTCCGAAGCACACTGTGACAGTGACATTGCAA TGTGCAGGTAATAGGAGGACTGCAATGAGCAAAGTCAAGCCGGTGAAAGGTGTTGGATGGGATGTTTCTGCAATTGGAACCG CCATTTGGGGTGGTGCTAAACTTGCTGATGTTCTTGAACTTGTGGGGATCTCCAAGTTAACATCAGTGTCACCCTTGGGAGGCAAGCATGTTGAGTTTGTTAGTGTAGATATGTGCAAG GAGGAAAAAGGGGGACCTTACAAATCTTCCATTCCATTAATTCAAGCCACAAATTTGGATGCTGAGGTTATACTTGCATATGAAATGAATGGAGAG ACTCTAAACAGGGATCATGGATATCCTCTGCGTGTAATTGTTCCTGGTGTAATTGGTGCTCGATCTGTAAAATGGCTTAGTTCCATCGATATTATTGAAAAAGAATGCCAG GGATTTTTTACACAAAGGGACTATAAAATGTTTCCTCCTTCAGTAAACTGGGAAAATATAGATTGGTCAACTAGAAGGCCTCAGATGGATTTTCCAGTTCAG TCTGTGATTTGTTCTTTGGAGGAAGAAAATACAGTAAAGCCCGGAAAG ATAGTAGTTCATGGATATGCAGTATCAGGAGGTGGTCGAGGGATTGAGCGAGTGGATGTGTCTTTTGATGGAGGCAATACATGGGAGGAAGCAATCAGATACCAGAAGAGTACTGCAGTCCCATATGTTGCTGATGATACAAGTACTGGTGACAAATGGGCATGGGTGCTGTTTAAGGCAGAAGCAGATGTCTCTCATACTACTGAGATCATCACCAAAGCA GTTGATATAGCAGGAAATGTCCAACCTGAAAATGTGGCTGTCATCTGGAACCTGAGAGGAATACTAAACACATCTTGGCACAGGGTTCGTGTTGAATGTGTGTAA
- the LOC101307171 gene encoding putative caffeoyl-CoA O-methyltransferase At1g67980-like, translated as MADSHDHEKELDKIILKSPALLKYILETSCYPREHELLKQLRDATLEKYQFWSLMNVPVDEGLLLSMLLKMMNAKKTLELGVFTGYSLLTTALALPNDGKITAIDPDKEAYEFGLPFIQKAGVDHKINYFASDAFTVLNDLIKSGKEEGSFDFAFVDADKENYLNYHELLMKLVKVGGIIAYDNTLWFGTVAQLEENVKELALRKGRSNVVEVNNFLAADPRVELALVSIGDGLTLCRRLY; from the exons ATGGCTGATAGTCACGATCATGAGAAAGAATTAGACAAGATCATCCTCAAAAGCCCAGCGCTTCTCAAG TACATCCTAGAAACAAGCTGCTACCCGAGAGAACACGAGTTATTGAAGCAGCTAAGGGATGCAACCTTGGAGAAATACCAGTTCTG GAGTCTTATGAATGTGCCTGTGGATGAAGGGCTGCTTCTTTCCATGCTTCTGAAGATGATGAATGCAAAGAAGACACTGGAACTTGGAGTATTTACTGGTTATTCTCTTCTAACTACTGCTCTTGCACTACCTAATGATGGCAAA ATCACAGCAATAGATCCAGATAAAGAAGCCTATGAGTTTGGACTCCCATTCATCCAGAAGGCTGGGGTGGATCACAAAATTAACTACTTTGCGTCAGATGCCTTCACAGTTCTGAATGATCTCATTAAGAGT GGCAAGGAAGAAGGGAGCTTTGATTTCGCATTTGTGGATGCAGACAAGGAAAACTACCTCAACTATCACGAGCTTCTGATGAAACTTGTCAAAGTTGGTGGAATCATAGCTTACGATAACACACTGTGGTTTGGGACAGTTGCACAACTAGAGGAGAATGTGAAGGAATTGGCTTTAAGGAAAGGCAGAAGTAATGTGGTTGAAGTGAACAATTTTCTAGCCGCTGATCCTCGAGTCGAATTAGCTCTGGTTTCCATTGGAGATGGCCTCACCCTCTGCAGGCGCCTCTACTAG
- the LOC101302900 gene encoding putative caffeoyl-CoA O-methyltransferase At1g67980-like: MAAATKEDKLKLPILPDKIILKSPAFLKYILETSCYPREHEQLKQLREATIKKYERLSIMNVPVDEGLLISMLLKIMNAKKTLEIGVFTGYSLLTTALALPADGKIVAIDPDKEAYEVGLPFIRKAGVEHKIDFYESNAMLVLTDLVHNEKKEDIFDFAFVDADKNNYIKYHELLLKLVKVGGIIAYDNTLWFGAVAEPDDEEVQVPEVEFIRKYKPYVKELNSFLATDPRIELVLLSVGDGLTLCRRLY, encoded by the exons ATGGCAGCAGCTACGAAAGAAGACAAGCTCAAACTTCCAATCTTACCAGACAAGATCATACTCAAAAGCCCTGCCTTTCTCAAG TACATCCTGGAAACCAGCTGCTACCCGAGAGAACACGAGCAACTGAAGCAACTGCGGGAAGCCACGATCAAGAAATATGAGCGGCT GAGTATTATGAATGTGCCTGTTGATGAAGGTCTGCTTATCTCAATGCTTCTGAAAATCATGAATGCGAAGAAAACGTTGGAGATTGGAGTATTTACTGGTTACTCTCTTCTCACTACTGCTCTTGCACTTCCTGCTGATGGCAAA ATAGTAGCAATCGATCCGGATAAAGAAGCCTACGAGGTTGGATTGCCATTCATCAGAAAGGCTGGGGTGGAGCATAAGATTGACTTCTATGAATCAAATGCCATGTTAGTCCTAACTGATCTCGTCCACAAT gaaaagaaagaagatatcTTTGATTTTGCGTTTGTGGATGCTGATAAGAACAACTACATCAAATATCATGAGCTGCTACTAAAGCTTGTGAAGGTGGGAGGAATAATAGCTTATGACAACACTTTGTGGTTTGGCGCAGTAGCAGAACCTGACGATGAGGAGGTACAGGTACCGGAGGTTGAATTTATCAGGAAATACAAGCCTTATGTGAAGGAACTGAACAGCTTCCTCGCCACAGATCCACGTATCGAATTAGTTCTTCTTTCCGTCGGAGATGGACTTACCCTATGCAGGCGCCTCTATTAG
- the LOC101307456 gene encoding ELMO domain-containing protein A-like, whose translation MRTLSPSSVTSRCATLSSAANSSSDDVNCGTPAWIGKGLTCVCFKAKGSNEKVCLNLTPLQEERMRRLQRRMKIYFDSARTDHQEALRALWYATYPGQELHGLVSDQWKEMGWQGRDPSTDFRGAGFISLENLLFFAKTFSTSFQCLLNKQGGKPAAWEYPFAVAGVNITFMIMQMLDLEATKPRSFIRSVFLQMLLESEWAFDLLYCVAFMVMDKQWLERNATYMEFNDVLKSTRAQLERELLMDDVLRIEDMPSYSLLT comes from the exons ATGCGTactctctctccttcctccGTCACTTCTCGCTGCGCCACCCTAAGCTCCGCCGCTAATTCTTCCTCAg ATGATGTGAATTGTGGTACGCCGGCATGGATCGGCAAGGGGCTTACTTGTGTTTGCTTCAAGGCAAAGGGAAGTAACGAAAAGGTCTGCTTGAACTTGACACCGTTGCAG GAAGAAAGGATGAGAAGGTTGCAGCGCCGGATGAAGATATACTTTGATTCTGCTAGGACAGATCACCAG GAAGCGTTGAGGGCTCTATGGTATGCGACATATCCCGGTCAGGAGCTTCATGGCTTGGTATCTGATCAATGGAAAGAGATGGGATGGCAAGGAAGAGATCCATCTACTGATTTCAG GGGTGCTGGATTTATTTCTTTGGAGAACCTCTTGTTCTTTGCAAAGACATTTTCG ACATCTTTCCAGTGCCTATTGAACAAGCAAGGAGGAAAGCCAGCTGCTTGGGAATATCCATTTGCTGTTGCCGGtgtaaatattacatttatgATCATGCAAATGCTTGACCTTGAAGCCA CCAAACCAAGATCCTTTATCAGATCAGTTTTCTTACAGATGTTGTTAG AAAGCGAATGGGCTTTTGACTTGCTCTATTGTGTCGCCTTCATGGTTATGGATAAACAATGGCTTGAGAGAAATGCTACATACATGGAATTCAAT GATGTTTTGAAATCGACTCGAGCTCAGTTGGAGAGGGAATTACTAATGGACGATGTCCTGCGGATTGAAGACATGCCTTCTTACAGCCTTCTTACATAA
- the LOC101307750 gene encoding 65-kDa microtubule-associated protein 8-like: protein MGSLQAPVRRSSVLPETSCVGQGQFEREKVLLDLEQECLEVYRRKVDAANTSRARLHQELAEAEAEFTHLLLSLGERSLPGRPEKMVGTLKEQLDSITPALREMRLRKEDRVNKFRAVQGQIQKISAEIAGQSEYEKSSSDVRVNENDLSLKKLEEYQTELQRLHNDRNERLKRVEKFINSIQKLSSILGTDSSMVITKVHPSLNELCGIAKNISNSILAKLNSTVESLEEEKQKRLEKLHHLGKALTNLWNFMDTPYKDRHLFFHVTGLLSVSSAEVSDPGSLTQKIIQQAETEVKRLDQLKVSKTKELFLKKQNELKEICNKSHMEIPVHAKMDNIINLLNSGEIDHADLVMSMDQQISRAEDEACSRKTIMEKVEKWMLACDEERWLEEYGRDENRYSVRRGAHKNLRRAERARVLVSKIPALVDLLMENIKSWEEERKKTFLYDEVPLLAMLEEYNALRQEKEGERQRQREMKFPGQIVHHQQEKLFLPSPRRTSNRSVNGGFSTAMPLNRRLSLGLQKLGSNSIDLGTQGISNEGKRAQRQKMFARPGLVSPVRDETASVVSTFSGPLSP from the exons ATGGGTTCATTGCAAGCACCGGTGAGGAGAAGCTCAGTGCTTCCTGAAACATCATGTG TTGGACAAGGTCAGTTTGAAAGGGAGAAGGTACTGCTGGATTTGGAGCAGGAATGTCTGGAGGTTTATAGGAGGAAGGTTGATGCTGCTAATACCTCGAGAGCTCGTCTGCACCAGGAGTTGGCAGAAGCTGAGGCTGAATTTACTCATCTTCTTTTGTCACTTGGCGAACGGTCTCTCCCCGGACGG CCAGAAAAAATGGTGGGAACACTGAAAGAGCAGCTAGATTCCATCACCCCAGCTCTGCGAGAAATGAGACTGAGGAAAGAAGATAGGGTGAATAAGTTCCGAGCTGTGCAAGGGCAAATTCAGAAGATCTCTGCAGAAATAGCAGGGCAGTCAGAGTATGAAAAGTCATCATCAGATGTCAGGGTGAATGAGAACGATCTTTCACTGAAGAAACTAGAGGAGTATCAGACAGAGCTACAAAGACTCCACAATGACAGG AATGAGAGGCTCAAGCGGGTggaaaaatttataaattccATCCAAAAGTTGTCTTCAATATTAGGAACAGACTCCTCTATGGTCATCACCAAGGTTCACCCAAGCTTGAATGAATTGTGTGGGATAGCCAAGAACATAAGCAACAGTATTTTGGCTAAACTCAACAGCACAGTGGAATccctagaagaagaaaagcaaaagcGACTTGAAAAG CTTCACCATCTTGGTAAAGCATTGACAAACTTATGGAATTTCATGGACACGCCCTATAAAGATCGTCATCTGTTTTTCCATGTTACCGGCTTATTATCAGTTTCATCAGCAGAAGTATCAGATCCAGGAAGcttaacccaaaaaataatccAGCAG GCTGAGACTGAAGTCAAGAGACTGGATCAATTAAAAGTAAGTAAGACGAAAGAACTATTTCTCAAGAAACAGAATGAGCTCAAGGAGATATGCAATAAATCACACATGGAGATTCCTGTGCACGCAAAGATGGATAATATAATTAACCTGCTGAACTCTG GGGAAATTGACCATGCAGATCTTGTTATGAGCATGGATCAACAGATATCAAGAGCAGAAGATGAAGCTTGTAGCAGAAAGACAATTATGGAAAAAGTGGAAAAGTGGATGCTAGCATGTGATGAAGAGCGCTGGTTGGAAGAATATGGAAGA GATGAAAATCGATACTCAGTCAGAAGAGGTGCACACAAGAACCTCAGACGTGCAGAACGTGCTCGAGTATTAGTCAGCAAAATTCCAG CTTTGGTGGACTTGCTGATGGAAAACATCAAGAGttgggaagaagaaagaaagaagacttTCTTATATGATGAG GTACCTCTCCTAGCAATGTTGGAAGAGTATAACGCGTTAAGGCAGGAAAAGGAGGGGGAGAGGCAAAGACAAAGG GAAATGAAGTTCCCAGGCCAAATAGTGCATCATCAGCAAGAAAAGTTGTTCCTGCCCAGTCCTAGGCGTACTTCAAACAGAAGTGTCAATGGAGGTTTTAGCACTGCTATGCCTCTAAACAGAAGGCTTTCTCTGGGCCTTCAGAAGCTGGGATCAAACAGCATAGATTTAGGCACTCAAGGCATATCAAATGAGGGTAAGAGGGCACAGAGACAAAAGATGTTTGCAAGACCTGGTCTTGTTTCACCTGTTAGAGATGAAACAGCTTCAGTGGTATCAACATTTTCCGGCCCCCTATCTCCCTGA
- the LOC101303187 gene encoding uncharacterized protein LOC101303187, with protein MAENDTAAATPPQMAEEEEDPSPIRPESGEETAVRPEPTEENTATIQPVSEEENPQPQIAEEEEPPLAEEDDAATTRPESGEEKAVGSEPEEENTAPIEIASEEENEAEGEEANPEQPGRIRLELPTGRVKKIMKLDPEINKINSEALYLVSCSAQLFLQFLAEGSAEAAMEKQRKIVKLEHIRTAAKRHRATRDFLVDELPVPAQPSDQKSADRSRARTVADNPAPAGTRRIDDFFSKSATKSPVQVEES; from the coding sequence ATGGCAGAAAACGACACCGCCGCGGCGACACCACCCCAGATggcagaagaagaggaggaccCATCCCCGATCCGACCCGAATCCGGAGAAGAAACCGCTGTCCGACCCGAACCGACAGAAGAAAACACTGCAACGATCCAACCCGTATCGGAAGAAGAGAACCCGCAACCACAGATCGCGGAAGAAGAGGAACCACCACTGGCTGAAGAAGACGACGCAGCGACGACCCGACCCGAATCCGGGGAAGAGAAAGCAGTCGGATCCGAACCGGAAGAGGAGAACACGGCACCAATCGAAATCGCATCGGAAGAAGAGAATGAAGCCGAAGGAGAGGAGGCAAATCCGGAGCAACCCGGACGGATCCGACTCGAGCTTCCAACGGGTCGGGTCAAGAAGATAATGAAGCTGGATCCAGAGATCAACAAGATAAACTCAGAAGCTCTGTACCTGGTCTCCTGCTCCGCCCAGCTCTTCCTCCAATTCCTCGCCGAGGGCTCCGCCGAGGCGGCGATGGAGAAGCAGCGCAAGATCGTGAAGCTAGAGCACATAAGGACGGCGGCGAAGAGGCACCGCGCCACCAGAGATTTCCTCGTGGATGAGCTCCCCGTGCCGGCTCAGCCCTCCGATCAGAAGTCCGCTGATCGGAGCCGCGCTCGCACGGTTGCTGACAATCCCGCTCCGGCTGGCACTCGTCGGATTGATGACTTCTTTAGTAAGTCAGCAACTAAATCCCCAGTTCAGGTTGAGGAGTCATAG
- the LOC101308045 gene encoding mitochondrial import receptor subunit TOM20-like, with amino-acid sequence MQFSQDDFDRLMLSEHSRKTCEAHYAKNPLDAENLIKWAGALLELSQFQSVSDSRIMLDDCISKLEEALVINPTKHEALWCLGNAHTSHGFMNPDLDEARPYFEKASEYFQRAAELEPGNELYLKSIEVTAKAPELHTEIHKQGMAQQALGGGPATSSSGKSSKAKKSSDFKYDIAGWVILALGIFIWVGAKSNMPPPPPPR; translated from the exons ATGCAGTTCTCTCAGGACGACTTCGACCGCCTCATGCTCTCCGAGCACAGCCGCAAGACCTGCGAAGCTCACTACGCCAAGAACCCTCTCGACGCCGAG aatttaatcaaatggGCTGGAGCTCTGCTCGAGCTTTCGCAGTTTCAGAGTGTTTCGGACTCCAGGATCATGCTCGATG ATTGTATATCGAAGCTGGAGGAGGCTCTGGTGATCAATCCTACGAAGCATGAAGCTCTGTGGTGTTTAGGGAATGCGCATACGTCTCATGGATTCATGAATCCTGACTTGGACGAGGCCAGGCCTTATTTCGAGAAGGCGTCCGAGTATTTCCAGAGGGCTGCCGAGCTG GAACCTGGCAATGAGCTTTATCTGAAGTCCATAGAAGTCACAGCTAAG GCACCAGAGTTGCATACTGAGATCCACAAGCAAGGAATGGCTCAACAGGCACTAGGTGGGGGACCTGCCACTTCCTCGAGTGGAAAG AGCTCCAAGGCTAAGAAGAGCAGTGATTTCAAGTATGACATAGCTGGATGGGTTATCCTTGCACTTGGCATTTTTATATGGGTTGGGGCGAAATCCAATatgccaccaccaccacccccaaGATAA